In a genomic window of Cuculus canorus isolate bCucCan1 chromosome Z, bCucCan1.pri, whole genome shotgun sequence:
- the LOC104063035 gene encoding relaxin-3, protein MGPGLRLLCVAAALLGAAAPGQPRGAAAALPAGDGDGYGVKLCGREFIRAVIFTCGGSRWKRLSLLAVEPPPDSARTPSNKLLGNFKLQSFWGPEMEQLLRSSPILGWETFKDLYSLNDYNEYAAMADDFKEFVHQIEEAVQDREGTEIANPMGSSSILWARYPRRKREPLGLAGMCCKWGCTKAEISTICRV, encoded by the exons ATGGGGCCGGGGCTGCGGCTGCTCTGCGTGGCGGCGGCGCTGCTGGGGGCGGCGGCTCCGGGGCAGCCCCGGGGGGCGGCGGCCGCGCTCCCCGCCGGCGACGGCGACGGATACGGAGTGAAGCTCTGTGGCAGAGAGTTCATCCGCGCCGTCATCTTCACCTGCGGCGGGTCCCGCTGGAAGCGGCTCTCCCTGCTGGCGGTGGAGCCGCCGCCCG ATTCTGCACGAACACCAAGTAACAAACTGCTGGGGAACTTCAAGCTGCAATCATTCTGGGGTCCTGAAAtggagcagctgctgagaaGCAGCCCGATTCTTGGATGGGAGACGTTTAAGGACTTGTATAGCTTAAACGACTATAATGAATATGCAGCTATGGCAGATGACTTCAAAGAATTTGTTCATCAGATAGAAGAAGCTGTTCAGGATAGGGAAGGGACAGAAATTGCAAACCCCATGGGATCAAGCAGTATCCTTTGGGCCAGGTATCCCAGAAGAAAACGGGAACCTCTGGGTTTGGCAGGAATGTGTTGTAAATGGGGCTGTACAAAAGCTGAAATCAGTACTATATGCAGAGTTTAA